From Schaalia sp. ZJ405, one genomic window encodes:
- a CDS encoding helix-turn-helix domain-containing protein — translation MQMSNAEQLAAYVRDARTKCGFHTQKALAAAIGVTPKTIQNIENASRTAYASATLAALDDALGWETGSSEGILSKGDKPKEATSPGGPKHVTRVVRQRMLELGISDAAKLAEAAGVPESVVDQILSGLLPKNVSDQHAVELALQWEPDAFPRLLLGYEPRKFPGDIASEAGCPITAGVAETVAAARKVAQAMSAASSFSFEPIQSLDVRSKMFAIAWLLGSQVNDFDLLNGRQYQSILRTLETSFKNEVDRMQMEDPRYATEPTPSGFTRAEIDSELSRGAADAGDAIRRLGRRLANQAFDLIPGDAVEEESLPDFTKLAARRVTNRPQYDQTHAHDTVGEENQDIENLEV, via the coding sequence ATGCAGATGTCGAACGCAGAGCAACTAGCCGCATACGTGCGCGATGCGAGGACAAAATGTGGGTTCCACACTCAAAAAGCACTCGCAGCCGCTATAGGGGTTACGCCCAAGACGATCCAGAACATTGAGAACGCGAGCAGAACAGCGTATGCATCAGCAACGCTCGCCGCGCTTGATGATGCGCTCGGCTGGGAAACAGGATCCTCTGAAGGCATCCTATCTAAAGGTGACAAACCCAAAGAAGCTACGAGTCCTGGCGGCCCTAAGCATGTCACTCGCGTAGTGCGTCAGCGCATGCTGGAACTGGGAATTTCAGACGCAGCAAAACTCGCAGAAGCTGCGGGTGTCCCTGAATCGGTAGTGGATCAAATACTGTCAGGATTACTTCCTAAAAACGTTAGTGATCAGCATGCGGTTGAGCTTGCTTTGCAGTGGGAGCCAGATGCATTCCCAAGACTCCTCTTAGGATACGAACCCCGAAAGTTCCCAGGAGATATCGCTAGCGAAGCGGGATGTCCTATTACCGCAGGGGTTGCTGAGACAGTAGCAGCAGCCAGAAAAGTTGCTCAAGCGATGTCCGCTGCTTCCAGCTTCTCCTTCGAGCCAATCCAATCATTAGACGTGCGATCTAAGATGTTCGCGATTGCTTGGTTGCTTGGGAGCCAAGTGAATGACTTTGACCTGTTGAACGGGCGCCAGTATCAATCGATCCTCCGCACACTTGAAACCAGCTTCAAAAATGAGGTTGACCGCATGCAAATGGAGGATCCGCGGTATGCGACTGAACCAACACCATCGGGTTTTACGCGTGCAGAAATAGATTCTGAACTTAGCAGGGGAGCGGCTGATGCTGGTGATGCAATCAGACGGCTTGGAAGACGTCTAGCGAATCAAGCCTTCGACCTCATCCCCGGTGATGCCGTTGAGGAGGAGTCGTTGCCGGACTTCACCAAGCTCGCCGCCCGCCGCGTCACCAACCGCCCGCAGTACGACCAAACACACGCCCACGACACAGTGGGCGAAGAAAACCAAGACATCGAAAATCTGGAGGTGTAG
- a CDS encoding helix-turn-helix domain-containing protein: MNGNEAERERIGVTLRTIRELRGFTVEELAHELGISRPYLSNIEAGRKNLTPKLTTKACSVLLIQQKALIREGYLPTR, encoded by the coding sequence ATGAACGGAAACGAAGCGGAACGTGAGCGCATTGGAGTAACACTCCGAACCATCCGCGAACTACGCGGATTCACCGTCGAAGAACTAGCCCACGAACTCGGGATTAGTCGACCTTACCTCTCAAACATCGAGGCTGGACGTAAGAACCTCACCCCCAAGCTGACCACTAAGGCATGCTCAGTTCTTTTGATCCAGCAGAAGGCACTGATCCGTGAGGGTTATCTACCAACTCGATAG
- a CDS encoding phage antirepressor produces the protein MNELMPFNYKGSSVRVLTGADGQPWFVAADVARILEIGNPSQAMTRLDDDERTLISNEGHDLNVVSEAGLYSLILGSRKPEAKAFKRWVTHEVLPTIRKTGSYGNPLVELTGPELMARALIEAQATLAAAQQRAITAETKVVELAPKARQFDNFLNAEGDYSVTQAAQALNRAGAKTGRNRLHATLEALKWIYKPKGHRHWRVYQTASDRGLLRLRPTTWRDQHTGVEHAAHTIRVTPKGLDALARHFGVTITPADIEGDTDAA, from the coding sequence ATGAACGAGTTGATGCCCTTCAACTACAAGGGTAGCAGCGTCCGAGTTCTCACGGGAGCTGATGGACAACCGTGGTTCGTCGCAGCCGATGTGGCACGCATCCTGGAAATCGGGAACCCGTCGCAGGCTATGACTCGTCTGGACGATGACGAGCGTACCCTCATTTCAAATGAGGGTCACGACCTCAACGTTGTCTCTGAGGCCGGTCTTTACTCCCTCATCCTGGGAAGCCGCAAGCCTGAGGCTAAGGCATTCAAGCGTTGGGTAACGCACGAGGTTCTCCCCACGATTCGTAAAACCGGCTCCTACGGCAACCCCCTCGTCGAACTCACCGGACCTGAACTCATGGCCCGAGCACTCATCGAAGCCCAAGCCACACTTGCCGCCGCACAGCAACGCGCCATCACAGCAGAAACCAAGGTCGTGGAGCTTGCGCCCAAAGCCCGCCAGTTCGACAACTTCCTCAACGCTGAGGGCGACTACTCAGTTACTCAGGCCGCGCAAGCGTTAAACCGTGCTGGGGCCAAGACCGGGAGAAACCGCCTGCACGCCACCCTCGAAGCGTTGAAATGGATTTACAAGCCCAAAGGCCACCGCCACTGGCGGGTTTACCAAACCGCTTCAGACCGAGGACTCCTGCGTTTGCGCCCCACGACTTGGCGTGACCAGCACACCGGCGTTGAGCACGCCGCACACACAATCCGAGTCACCCCTAAGGGCCTTGATGCCTTAGCCCGTCATTTCGGCGTGACTATCACCCCAGCAGACATTGAAGGAGACACTGATGCTGCCTGA
- a CDS encoding helix-turn-helix domain-containing protein, which yields MVIEQRYVSIDEAAVILGKSARTIRRYISSGTIRGARKAGLSQTSPILIPLTSLEPQRLGKALTNIDAHK from the coding sequence ATGGTCATCGAACAACGTTACGTCTCGATTGATGAGGCAGCCGTGATTCTCGGGAAAAGCGCAAGAACCATTCGTAGGTACATCTCGAGCGGCACGATCCGGGGAGCTAGGAAAGCCGGATTGTCCCAGACCTCACCGATTTTGATTCCACTGACTTCGCTTGAGCCTCAAAGGCTCGGAAAGGCGTTGACGAACATCGACGCTCACAAATAA
- a CDS encoding pentapeptide repeat-containing protein: MSTVGKEVTTVNREDVFQIVNLARKNGGQPDLQNADLRYVDLRYMDLSNADLRYADLRGANLSGADLRYADMSYTDLANANLQGVKLQNTYLFKANLLGARLQKADLSYADLRGANLSGANLSDANLEDANLAYAHLTGTNWYCLCVNSTPSVDVFFYPTRGGWRVKIGCWLGTLEDLEKIISSDEDWPSAFDEEVERRRLVLKAFIELARAHENYHSGAVDRLIRTFVEPERGGDVS; the protein is encoded by the coding sequence ATGAGCACCGTAGGAAAAGAGGTGACGACGGTGAATCGGGAGGATGTTTTTCAGATCGTTAATCTGGCTCGCAAAAATGGTGGGCAACCAGACTTGCAAAACGCGGACCTTCGCTATGTGGATCTGCGATACATGGACCTGAGTAATGCGGACCTTCGCTATGCGGATCTGCGAGGCGCGAACCTGAGCGGTGCGGACCTTCGCTATGCGGATATGTCTTATACAGACCTGGCCAACGCAAATCTACAAGGCGTGAAGCTACAAAATACATACCTATTCAAAGCAAATCTGCTAGGCGCGAGGCTACAAAAGGCTGACCTGAGCTATGCGGATCTGCGAGGTGCGAATCTGAGCGGTGCGAACCTGAGCGATGCGAACTTGGAAGACGCGAATTTAGCTTACGCGCACCTAACGGGGACGAACTGGTACTGCCTTTGTGTCAACTCCACCCCATCCGTGGACGTATTTTTCTACCCCACTAGAGGGGGTTGGAGGGTAAAAATCGGCTGCTGGTTGGGAACGTTGGAGGACCTTGAAAAGATCATTTCTTCCGATGAAGACTGGCCCAGTGCCTTTGATGAAGAAGTTGAGCGTCGTCGCCTGGTTCTTAAAGCCTTTATTGAGCTTGCGCGTGCTCACGAAAACTATCACTCGGGGGCGGTTGATCGGCTGATCCGAACCTTCGTGGAGCCTGAACGAGGGGGCGATGTTTCATGA
- a CDS encoding WhiB family transcriptional regulator encodes MSFTQTNKKEWKGRGVNFTKLPPASVTDRALCATYVDSDRWFPTLAEKHQALEAIAICLQCPVRIQCRQWAIDSDEPFGIWGGLTPRARGFNSLGRHVSKNNPQEKGPENE; translated from the coding sequence ATGAGTTTTACGCAGACAAATAAGAAGGAATGGAAGGGGCGAGGGGTGAATTTCACGAAGCTCCCACCGGCATCGGTCACAGACCGTGCGTTGTGCGCAACGTATGTCGACTCGGATAGGTGGTTTCCAACCCTAGCGGAAAAACATCAAGCCCTAGAGGCCATCGCGATTTGCCTTCAATGCCCGGTGCGTATCCAGTGTCGTCAGTGGGCGATTGACAGCGACGAACCGTTTGGGATTTGGGGTGGGTTAACACCGCGGGCGAGAGGTTTTAATAGCCTCGGGAGACACGTATCGAAAAACAATCCACAAGAAAAAGGACCTGAAAATGAATGA
- a CDS encoding RusA family crossover junction endodeoxyribonuclease codes for MSGQIQFFVPGVPVPEGSTKYVGKTRSGKPRITHDNPRLNGWRHKICDIAVLAAGKEGWSFPLDEPVIVIADFYLPRPKNPKFKDQAATKPDLDKLQRAVGDALACKGGVLAEDSRIIGWYSSKRWAKTTPSKPPNPFGEPSGPGVRVTVIRQGVVF; via the coding sequence ATGAGCGGGCAAATACAATTCTTTGTTCCAGGAGTTCCAGTACCTGAAGGGTCCACGAAGTATGTAGGGAAAACACGGTCTGGGAAACCACGGATCACGCACGACAATCCCCGGCTAAACGGGTGGAGGCATAAAATATGCGACATCGCTGTTCTCGCCGCTGGGAAAGAAGGATGGTCGTTCCCATTAGATGAGCCGGTGATCGTTATTGCCGACTTTTATCTTCCACGCCCAAAAAACCCGAAATTCAAGGACCAAGCAGCAACAAAACCAGACCTGGATAAACTCCAGCGCGCCGTTGGTGACGCGCTGGCATGCAAGGGTGGGGTCCTGGCTGAGGATTCTCGGATTATCGGCTGGTATTCGTCGAAACGTTGGGCAAAGACGACACCAAGCAAGCCCCCAAACCCTTTTGGAGAGCCGTCGGGACCGGGTGTGCGCGTCACGGTGATACGCCAGGGGGTGGTGTTTTGA
- a CDS encoding single-stranded DNA-binding protein, producing the protein MSATTTTTGNLGQDPELKYTQNGKPYATLNIGATPRRFNENTQQWENQGADLWIRAVIWGPQAETLTNTLRKGDKVTVTGTLKREEYTRQDGTPGVALELIATRFLGKIPRENQPTGNTGYVQHQPPAGGTQDDPWRHDPQPAQQPAQQPQQNAFNYNNPPF; encoded by the coding sequence ATGAGCGCAACAACCACCACCACCGGAAACCTCGGACAAGACCCCGAACTCAAATACACCCAAAACGGCAAACCCTACGCAACCCTCAACATCGGCGCTACGCCGCGCCGCTTCAACGAAAACACCCAACAATGGGAAAACCAAGGAGCCGACCTATGGATCCGCGCCGTCATCTGGGGACCCCAAGCCGAAACCCTCACCAACACCCTACGAAAAGGCGACAAAGTCACCGTCACAGGCACCCTCAAACGCGAAGAATACACCCGCCAAGACGGCACACCAGGCGTCGCCCTCGAACTCATCGCAACCCGGTTCCTCGGGAAAATCCCACGCGAAAACCAACCAACCGGTAACACCGGGTATGTGCAACACCAACCCCCAGCAGGCGGCACCCAAGACGACCCCTGGCGACACGACCCACAGCCAGCCCAACAGCCCGCCCAACAGCCCCAACAAAACGCATTCAACTACAACAACCCACCCTTCTAA
- a CDS encoding DUF4326 domain-containing protein, translating to MPDCTCGQGNPHKAVYVGRGTKWGNPHVVEREHIGAWCVQGPCNEWLLSWEGFFATKTQALKHAAFLYDTGCHTCAWHDMDLTPLQGHDLACWCPPNQPCHADTLLREANT from the coding sequence ATGCCCGACTGCACATGCGGGCAAGGCAACCCACACAAAGCCGTGTACGTGGGGCGTGGAACCAAGTGGGGTAACCCGCATGTCGTTGAACGGGAGCATATCGGCGCCTGGTGTGTACAAGGCCCATGCAACGAATGGCTTCTCTCATGGGAAGGATTCTTCGCCACAAAAACTCAGGCACTAAAACACGCAGCCTTCCTATACGACACAGGCTGCCACACGTGCGCATGGCACGACATGGACCTCACACCACTACAAGGACACGACCTCGCCTGCTGGTGCCCACCAAACCAACCATGCCACGCAGACACACTCCTTAGAGAGGCCAACACATGA
- a CDS encoding HNH endonuclease: protein MATSRTGTTKWLHIAKQARHQAQTNGQTHCPICHTPLDYTHGRTPNSAEVDHITPASLGGTDTLDNVRIICRLCNQRRGNGKKHKPPKHGNTKTRAPHVTRTTSTDTW from the coding sequence ATGGCAACCAGCCGCACAGGCACCACCAAATGGCTACACATAGCCAAACAAGCCCGACACCAAGCACAAACCAACGGCCAAACCCACTGCCCAATCTGCCACACACCACTCGACTACACACACGGACGCACACCAAACAGCGCCGAAGTCGACCACATCACCCCAGCATCCCTCGGAGGAACAGACACACTCGACAACGTCCGCATCATATGCAGACTCTGCAACCAACGACGCGGCAACGGCAAGAAACACAAGCCACCAAAACACGGCAACACCAAAACAAGAGCACCACACGTCACACGAACAACCTCAACAGACACATGGTGA
- a CDS encoding terminase, whose amino-acid sequence MLAKRASGLYACGVDGFQASVARQVGKTYTLGVSIMALATLQANLFVLWTAHRTRTADETFEFMRGLCLKPGVAPYVKAVRAANGQQAITFNNGSRILFGAREGGFGRGFAGVDVEVFDEAQILGQRALDDMVPAANTSSNPLIIRIGTPPRPTDPSEPFTSFRKAALAGELADGAYVEIGADDDADVDDRRQWARANPSYPRRTPESAILRLKRQLGAESFRREGLGIWDPEVSSRAIGADVWGALLGEPQAGSRWCAAVRFSVDGATVALARAGWHAKTRSAHVELASEQGVRRMGEGVGWIVDWLMANQHRLAAIVVDGRSGAGDLVERLHAAGIPKLMIITPNTGEVITAHAMFDAAIREGSVTHLDDPELAAEADTVARRKIGSGGGFGWQAPEDMTCAGLDAVTLAHWAAKTTKRRARAQKSNGKGVMVL is encoded by the coding sequence TTGCTCGCTAAACGCGCGTCCGGCTTGTATGCCTGTGGCGTGGATGGTTTCCAGGCTTCCGTGGCGCGTCAGGTCGGTAAGACGTACACGCTGGGTGTGTCAATCATGGCGTTAGCGACCTTGCAAGCAAACCTGTTCGTGTTGTGGACGGCACACAGGACACGCACGGCAGATGAGACGTTTGAGTTCATGCGGGGCCTGTGTTTGAAACCGGGTGTTGCTCCATACGTGAAAGCGGTGCGCGCTGCCAATGGGCAGCAGGCTATTACGTTCAATAACGGCTCCCGTATTCTGTTTGGTGCTCGTGAAGGTGGTTTTGGTCGAGGTTTTGCTGGTGTTGACGTGGAAGTGTTCGACGAAGCACAGATCCTTGGACAACGCGCGTTGGATGACATGGTGCCCGCTGCTAATACGAGTTCGAATCCGTTGATTATTCGTATTGGTACTCCTCCTCGTCCGACGGATCCGTCGGAGCCGTTCACGAGCTTCCGTAAGGCCGCGCTTGCGGGTGAGCTTGCAGATGGCGCGTATGTGGAAATCGGTGCTGATGATGACGCGGATGTGGATGATCGTAGGCAGTGGGCGCGGGCTAATCCGTCGTATCCGAGGCGTACTCCAGAGTCAGCGATTCTGCGGTTGAAGAGGCAGCTTGGTGCGGAGTCTTTTCGGCGTGAGGGTTTGGGTATTTGGGATCCTGAGGTGTCGAGTCGGGCGATCGGCGCTGATGTTTGGGGCGCGTTGTTGGGTGAGCCTCAAGCTGGGTCGCGTTGGTGCGCAGCGGTGAGGTTTAGCGTGGATGGAGCAACAGTGGCTCTTGCCCGGGCGGGTTGGCACGCGAAGACGCGTAGCGCCCATGTGGAGCTCGCGTCCGAGCAGGGTGTGCGTCGCATGGGTGAGGGCGTGGGTTGGATTGTTGACTGGCTGATGGCGAATCAGCACAGGCTCGCCGCGATTGTCGTTGATGGCCGGTCTGGTGCCGGTGATCTTGTTGAGCGGCTTCACGCTGCTGGTATTCCTAAGCTCATGATTATCACGCCGAATACGGGTGAGGTGATTACTGCACACGCGATGTTTGACGCGGCGATCCGCGAAGGGAGCGTCACGCATCTTGATGACCCGGAGCTGGCTGCCGAAGCTGACACCGTTGCGCGTCGAAAGATTGGCTCGGGGGGCGGTTTTGGCTGGCAGGCACCAGAGGACATGACCTGTGCGGGACTGGACGCGGTAACACTCGCCCACTGGGCAGCAAAAACCACGAAGCGCAGGGCTAGGGCGCAAAAATCTAACGGAAAAGGGGTGATGGTCCTATGA
- a CDS encoding phage portal protein, with translation MIDATKTNLLATTLTAPTHVRGMDAETARLLGKAWEVWLRVLPKNRLLNVYYDGHRAFRDLGISVPPQMQRTRAALGWPAKAVQALARKHVFEGFSSGGQTDPFEVVELLAANDFTTQLSQAITSAYKHACAFLTITAGDRAAGDPPVVIQARDALMSAALWDQRRRAMKAFLTIDSTDDLGEPDGAVFYTHEETWQLTRKVGAWSAVPLGNATGQLLVEPIIYDPQLGRPFGRSRITREVRYLTDAAIRTLVRTETSAEFFATPQRYVLGVDDGTFDGRDRWSAVIGRLLALTPNENGDVPTVGQFPQMSMSPHLEMYRQLAQNFCAATNLPTSSVGIFADNPTSAEAMQAAEAALADEAEAQWRIFAGPLRRLLGQVVMLRDNLTEIPAQVWRTDVRWTPARYASPAASADFAVKMVQAFPTLSESPTLMRRAGLTEADLAAIQTETASARSSALLDRLATAGDSQEPETVEAPPSDVQGVDMKAKFDALGVAVRAGVAPESALKYLGLEGVKMSGAVPVSLRLPEKDTVALEEA, from the coding sequence ATGATCGACGCCACCAAGACAAACCTACTGGCTACGACGCTCACCGCACCGACTCACGTGCGCGGCATGGATGCCGAGACAGCACGCCTACTTGGTAAAGCTTGGGAAGTGTGGCTGAGGGTTCTTCCAAAGAATCGTCTCCTCAACGTCTACTACGACGGTCACCGCGCGTTCCGTGACCTCGGTATTTCCGTCCCACCGCAGATGCAGCGAACCCGCGCCGCCTTGGGGTGGCCTGCGAAGGCTGTACAAGCTCTTGCGCGAAAACACGTGTTCGAGGGCTTTTCCAGTGGTGGACAGACCGACCCTTTCGAGGTTGTGGAGCTGCTCGCCGCGAATGACTTCACCACCCAACTGTCCCAAGCGATTACAAGCGCGTATAAGCACGCGTGCGCGTTCCTGACTATCACGGCAGGAGACCGGGCGGCTGGTGATCCGCCGGTGGTCATTCAAGCCCGCGACGCGCTCATGAGCGCCGCACTGTGGGATCAGCGACGACGCGCAATGAAAGCCTTCCTGACTATCGATTCCACGGATGACCTTGGGGAACCTGACGGAGCTGTGTTCTACACACACGAAGAGACCTGGCAGCTCACACGCAAGGTGGGCGCATGGTCCGCCGTCCCGCTGGGTAACGCAACCGGCCAATTGCTCGTCGAACCCATCATTTACGACCCGCAACTGGGCAGGCCGTTTGGGAGGTCTCGGATTACCCGTGAAGTCAGGTATTTAACGGACGCGGCGATCCGCACTCTGGTACGCACAGAGACCAGCGCGGAGTTCTTTGCGACCCCACAGCGCTACGTGCTGGGTGTGGATGATGGGACCTTCGATGGGAGGGACCGTTGGTCAGCGGTGATTGGCAGACTGCTGGCGCTCACCCCTAACGAGAATGGGGATGTGCCAACGGTGGGGCAGTTTCCGCAAATGAGCATGTCCCCACATCTGGAAATGTATAGGCAGCTTGCTCAAAACTTTTGCGCGGCGACGAATCTTCCGACGTCGTCAGTGGGGATTTTCGCTGATAACCCTACGTCTGCTGAGGCGATGCAAGCAGCTGAGGCTGCGTTGGCTGATGAAGCTGAAGCACAGTGGAGGATTTTCGCCGGTCCTTTGCGTCGTCTACTCGGACAGGTGGTCATGCTGCGCGATAATCTCACTGAGATTCCCGCGCAAGTGTGGCGAACCGATGTGCGGTGGACTCCGGCGCGGTACGCGTCTCCTGCCGCGTCTGCTGATTTTGCTGTGAAGATGGTTCAGGCGTTCCCAACGTTGTCGGAGTCGCCTACTCTGATGCGTCGGGCGGGTTTGACTGAGGCGGATTTGGCGGCGATTCAGACGGAAACCGCATCGGCCCGTTCATCTGCGTTGTTAGACAGGCTTGCGACGGCAGGAGATTCCCAAGAACCGGAAACTGTCGAGGCCCCGCCCTCCGATGTTCAGGGGGTTGATATGAAAGCGAAGTTTGATGCGCTTGGTGTGGCTGTGCGTGCTGGTGTAGCCCCTGAAAGCGCGTTGAAGTATTTGGGTCTTGAAGGTGTGAAGATGAGCGGGGCTGTCCCAGTGTCGCTTCGTCTTCCTGAGAAAGACACGGTTGCTTTAGAGGAGGCGTAG
- a CDS encoding EndoU domain-containing protein, whose amino-acid sequence MVDRGDVNDLTKAQRTAAAAARRDLEAFFKQVSDWPPEEVRDALLELMPVIASEYGDLAASVSAQWYDKVRPDSARPYSPTIPPPTSPKDVERSVRTAAHYLFEGDYATSKLILAGMLERHISGRGRETIARNTLADPDAKRFARVPKGKTCAFCSMLASRGFVYATEESAGKFKKFHSDCDCQIVPAFGNNIPHIEGYDPEALYKEYLAAREVAEPGPKGYPDEATILAAMRTQGGDKYTDSKGVKRNSTKPRKLKPALKDGKYLATPRGGTSRRKRLDFGPEDVKLPEKVVDHILYGNVGKRGKRNGGHLFVTVMQEMRESQIAFPKEWDSTRIANVVQSIINRPEKVIQMGPGVARLLATIEGVEVVVQLIVKKNRVLVSTAHPMRGQGVMRVHNGHLIPVE is encoded by the coding sequence GTGGTTGACCGCGGCGACGTGAACGACTTGACGAAGGCGCAGCGAACCGCGGCGGCTGCGGCACGCAGAGATCTAGAGGCGTTCTTTAAACAGGTCTCGGACTGGCCACCGGAAGAAGTACGCGATGCACTGTTAGAACTCATGCCGGTGATCGCATCAGAGTACGGTGACCTGGCGGCGTCGGTTTCGGCGCAATGGTATGACAAGGTCCGTCCCGATTCTGCACGTCCTTATTCTCCGACTATTCCTCCTCCGACATCACCTAAAGATGTGGAGCGTAGTGTGCGCACGGCGGCTCATTACTTGTTCGAGGGCGATTATGCGACATCGAAGCTTATTCTCGCTGGCATGCTTGAACGTCACATCAGCGGGCGTGGCCGCGAAACTATCGCTCGTAACACGTTGGCTGACCCGGACGCGAAACGTTTCGCCCGTGTCCCCAAGGGCAAGACGTGCGCGTTTTGTTCGATGCTGGCGTCACGTGGGTTCGTGTATGCGACGGAGGAGTCGGCGGGCAAGTTCAAGAAGTTCCACAGCGACTGTGATTGTCAGATTGTCCCGGCGTTCGGAAACAATATCCCCCACATTGAGGGGTACGATCCTGAGGCTTTGTATAAGGAATACTTGGCGGCCCGTGAAGTAGCTGAACCCGGCCCTAAAGGATACCCCGACGAGGCTACTATTTTGGCAGCCATGCGCACGCAGGGCGGTGACAAGTACACCGACAGCAAAGGTGTCAAACGCAACTCAACAAAACCCCGCAAGCTGAAACCTGCACTTAAAGATGGAAAATACCTAGCCACCCCACGCGGTGGAACGTCCCGGAGAAAGCGCCTCGACTTTGGCCCTGAAGATGTCAAACTGCCTGAAAAGGTTGTTGACCACATTCTCTACGGAAACGTGGGAAAGCGCGGCAAACGCAATGGCGGGCACCTGTTTGTTACTGTCATGCAAGAGATGCGCGAATCGCAGATCGCTTTCCCCAAGGAATGGGATAGCACACGAATTGCCAACGTCGTGCAATCGATTATCAACCGACCTGAGAAGGTGATCCAGATGGGACCAGGTGTAGCCCGTCTGTTGGCAACAATAGAGGGCGTTGAAGTTGTTGTTCAGTTGATTGTGAAGAAGAATCGCGTTCTTGTTTCTACTGCACATCCCATGCGGGGGCAGGGCGTGATGAGGGTTCACAACGGGCACCTAATACCCGTAGAATAG
- a CDS encoding phage major capsid protein, translating into MAIFSSSDAKVLLPRQVGEGLIKETLASSTLARLSGARPMLYGNVDYFTFNAPPRAEFVEEGADKSSTTGKFGSVTAAPHKAQVTMRFNEEVLFADEDYQLSVLSTLADAGATALSRALDLGAYHRINPLTGAAIENWTEYITATTNTVTLTDGVDPDDALDAAIDTLVDGRDSFPVTGAAFDPRFARSLATLKIKAGDQPTSQRRYPELGFGNNIESFGGLTVAQGSTVSATPEAADTKVRAIVGDFTDGVRWGIQRDMPIELIRFGDPDGQGDLKRKNQVALRLEVVYGWWVDKAKFAIVKAA; encoded by the coding sequence ATGGCTATTTTCTCTTCTTCTGACGCTAAGGTTCTTCTCCCCCGCCAGGTTGGTGAAGGCCTGATCAAGGAGACCCTCGCGTCTTCCACTCTCGCTCGCCTCTCAGGCGCACGCCCCATGCTGTATGGCAACGTCGACTACTTCACTTTTAATGCTCCACCGCGTGCGGAATTTGTTGAAGAGGGCGCAGACAAGTCCTCGACTACGGGGAAGTTCGGCTCTGTCACAGCCGCCCCGCATAAAGCTCAGGTCACGATGCGGTTCAACGAGGAGGTTCTTTTCGCTGACGAGGACTATCAGCTTAGTGTCCTTTCCACGCTGGCGGATGCTGGTGCGACCGCGCTTTCTCGCGCACTCGACCTGGGTGCTTATCATCGTATTAACCCGCTGACGGGTGCGGCGATTGAGAATTGGACGGAGTACATCACCGCCACAACGAACACTGTCACCCTTACTGACGGGGTGGACCCAGATGACGCTCTGGACGCGGCGATCGACACTCTGGTTGACGGACGCGATTCGTTCCCTGTCACTGGTGCTGCGTTTGATCCAAGGTTTGCTCGCTCTCTTGCAACGTTGAAGATCAAGGCTGGTGACCAGCCAACTTCTCAGCGTCGCTACCCTGAGCTTGGGTTCGGTAACAATATCGAGTCTTTCGGCGGTCTCACTGTTGCTCAAGGCTCTACGGTATCTGCTACCCCTGAGGCTGCTGATACGAAGGTCCGCGCGATCGTCGGTGACTTCACTGACGGAGTGCGTTGGGGCATCCAGCGTGACATGCCTATCGAGCTGATCCGCTTTGGTGACCCGGACGGTCAGGGTGATCTTAAGCGTAAGAACCAGGTGGCTTTGCGTCTTGAGGTTGTCTACGGCTGGTGGGTCGACAAGGCGAAGTTCGCCATCGTGAAGGCAGCGTAA